Genomic DNA from Veillonella criceti:
AAGGATTATAAGGTGAAGGAAGTCGTGGGATTAGCTTTAGCAGGTGGGCATTAAACAGAAGATACAAAAAAGCAGCCTACCGAAGTAGACTGCTTGCTGTATGAATTGGATAGTTACATAATAGCTTTATTGTTTAGCCGATAATTTCAATAAAAGCTTTAACTAAATCAGGATCAAAATAGATACCAGATCCACTAAATAATTCCTGTTTAGCCGTTTTTTTGCTTTTAGACCAAGATTCTGTAGAAGGATTAATAGCGGAGTCGTAATAATCAGCAATACCAATAATACGAGCGCCTAGTGGAATATTACTCCCACAAAGATGTTTTGGAAAACCAGAACCATCCCAACGTTCATGGTGATAGCGAATATAAGGAATAATCGGTTGGCAACATGGATAGTTTTCAATCATGTTTGCCCCATTCGCTGGATGTTGACGATATTTAGACATTTCTTGACGATTAAAGAAGGGTGCTTTTTTTAAGACTGTAGAAGGCATCATAAGTAATCCTAAGTCATGCAATAATGCACCATGTCTAATCTGTTCTATTTCGTTGGCTGGTAGTCCTAGTTTAGCGGCAATACTCACAGAATAATTGGCTACATTGATGGAATGTGTATAAAGCTCGTAGCTTTTCATGCGAATCATCTGTAGTAATTGGGCGCTAATGGCTTCTAAGCTATCTTGCTCCAATTCATATAAGCCTGATGGCTGCATTAAAGATAACATAAACATAATACTGAGTCCTTCCCTTTGTGTCCCCATTTAACAAGTATACACATTATACAATATTATGAGCATTTTGGGTATAGGTCTATATTGCTATCTATGTATAAGCAATTGAGGTAAAAATGAAAGAATTTTGAGAATCTAAAAGAGAATACAATAGGCAAGGGCTTTATAAACATTGAATCCTTTAACTAATGAAAGTAGCAAGTGGAAATTATCATATTCTTATATAATTTTTGTATAGACAAAGTAAAATTCTTTGCGTATAATTTCTTCATACGGGTCTGTGGTTGAAAGTCGAGGCCAGTCGCAGGCAAAACGATCCACGTAAGTAATGTAACGACATTATGAGCATGGTGCGGCTTAGATGTAAGACCTACCGATAGAATCGAGAGAAGTAGTAGTGGGGAGCCACAGGCTTAGGAGCGAACCTTCCAGTAGGCGAGTGTGGGGGCAAAGACCAGGTCAGCCGTATATAAAAGACAGCTTTTTAGCTGTCTTTTATTTTTATACAAAAAATTCTGAATTTTTATTCAATTAACTATTGACTACTTATGCATAGTTATGTATAATCATGTCATACCAATTAGAAAAACTCAGATAAAGAGAGAGTTTGAACTTATTATTATACAATGTAGAGTAGGAGATGGAAGTTATGTTTACACAGAAAATGAAAAAAATTATGCTCACAGGTTTGGCTGTATTAGCCATGGGCGCATTAGTGGCTGGTTGTGGTAGTGATACAGCAAGTACACAAGGTGATAATGGGAAGAAAGTTATTAAGGTAGGCACGAATGCAACTTTTGTACCGTTTGAATTCAAAGATGAATCCTCTCAAGATTTAACGGGCTTTGATATTGATATGGTTAAAGCTATCGCTAAAAAAATGAATGCTGATGTAGAATTCAAAAATGTAGCATTTGATGCGTTGATTCCAAGTTTGGGAAATAAAGATATTGATATGGCCGCTTCTGGTATGACAATTACTAAAGCAAGAGCCGGTAAAGTATTATTTGCGTCGCCTTATTATGAATCCGGTATGGCTGTAGTTGTAAAAGGATCTTCTAGTATTAATAACTTGCAAGACTTAGAAGGAAAAAATATTTCTGTTCAAATGGGCACAACCGGTGCTGATTTAGCTAGTAAAATTGCTAATGCAACATTAAAACAATTCGACCATAGTAGTGATGCCCTTTTAGAACTTAATAAAGGAAGTGTAGACGCGGCTGTATTAGATTTACCAGTTGCTCAATATTATGCATCTAAACATCCAAATGATGATGTTAAAGTGATTTCGTATCCAAATACTAAAGAATACTTTGGCTTTGCTTTTGCTAAAGATAATAAAGACTTACAGGCTGCTGTAAATAAAGCCATTGCTGAAATGAAACAAGATGGTGAATTAAATGCTATTTATCAAAAATGGTTTAAAACTGATGCACCTGCAGATATGCCAACGG
This window encodes:
- a CDS encoding HD-GYP domain-containing protein, with translation MFMLSLMQPSGLYELEQDSLEAISAQLLQMIRMKSYELYTHSINVANYSVSIAAKLGLPANEIEQIRHGALLHDLGLLMMPSTVLKKAPFFNRQEMSKYRQHPANGANMIENYPCCQPIIPYIRYHHERWDGSGFPKHLCGSNIPLGARIIGIADYYDSAINPSTESWSKSKKTAKQELFSGSGIYFDPDLVKAFIEIIG
- a CDS encoding basic amino acid ABC transporter substrate-binding protein, encoding MFTQKMKKIMLTGLAVLAMGALVAGCGSDTASTQGDNGKKVIKVGTNATFVPFEFKDESSQDLTGFDIDMVKAIAKKMNADVEFKNVAFDALIPSLGNKDIDMAASGMTITKARAGKVLFASPYYESGMAVVVKGSSSINNLQDLEGKNISVQMGTTGADLASKIANATLKQFDHSSDALLELNKGSVDAAVLDLPVAQYYASKHPNDDVKVISYPNTKEYFGFAFAKDNKDLQAAVNKAIAEMKQDGELNAIYQKWFKTDAPADMPTEWSGK